A single region of the Anabaena sphaerica FACHB-251 genome encodes:
- the dapA gene encoding 4-hydroxy-tetrahydrodipicolinate synthase: MGDFGTIVTAMITPFKADGSVNYDVAAKLAAHLVDNGTDTLVVCGTTGESPTLTWDEEYQLFVEVLQAVEGKAKVIAGCGSNSTTEAIAATQKAAKIGVHGSLQVVPYYNKPPQAGLYQHFQAIAQACPELPMLLYNIPGRTGQNLSPETVVQLAQIDNIVGIKEASGNLDQASEIRRLTPQEFQIYAGDDSLTLPLLAIGAKGVVSVASHLVGNQLQQMISSFNVGKIQIATEIHLQLFPLFKALFLTTNPIPIKQALKLQGWEVGSVRPPLCETDAEICQKLEAVLQKLSLV, encoded by the coding sequence GTGGGAGATTTTGGCACAATTGTAACCGCTATGATTACGCCGTTTAAAGCAGACGGCAGCGTTAACTATGATGTAGCAGCCAAATTAGCAGCACACTTAGTTGATAACGGTACAGACACCTTAGTGGTGTGTGGAACCACAGGTGAATCCCCTACGTTAACTTGGGATGAGGAATACCAGTTATTTGTTGAGGTGTTGCAAGCTGTAGAAGGTAAAGCCAAGGTAATTGCAGGTTGTGGTTCTAATTCCACCACCGAAGCGATCGCCGCAACCCAAAAAGCAGCTAAAATAGGAGTACATGGTTCTTTACAAGTTGTTCCCTATTACAACAAACCGCCGCAAGCGGGATTATATCAACACTTTCAGGCGATCGCCCAAGCTTGTCCCGAACTACCGATGTTGTTATATAATATTCCTGGTCGGACTGGTCAAAACCTGAGTCCAGAGACAGTTGTGCAGTTAGCACAAATCGACAACATTGTGGGCATCAAAGAAGCCAGTGGGAACTTAGACCAAGCTAGTGAAATTCGCCGCTTGACACCACAAGAATTTCAGATTTACGCTGGAGATGATTCTTTAACCTTGCCTCTGTTAGCAATTGGGGCTAAGGGTGTGGTAAGTGTAGCTTCTCATTTGGTCGGGAACCAACTACAACAGATGATTTCGTCCTTTAATGTGGGCAAAATCCAAATTGCCACCGAGATTCATCTACAACTCTTCCCGTTGTTCAAAGCTTTATTTTTAACAACAAATCCCATTCCTATTAAACAAGCATTAAAACTTCAAGGTTGGGAGGTTGGTTCCGTTCGTCCACCGCTATGCGAAACTGACGCAGAAATCTGCCAAAAGTTAGAGGCGGTGTTGCAAAAACTTAGTTTAGTCTGA